The genomic interval CGGTTTATCTTCAGAATCAAACCGGCTTGACGACCGGTCTGACCCTGACTGCCGGCGCCCGCCACCAGAAAATCGATCAATCGGCAACCGATTCGAGCGGCCTCAGGATGACCAACGATCACGCCAAAACCATCGGCGAGCTGGGCCTGAGCTATCAACTGGCGACGGGTGTCCGCGTTTTCTCGCGGTTCGGCAGCACTTTCCGCTATGCGAATATGGATGAACTGACGACTTTTACCGGCTTCGCCGGCAAGCCGGTCCGGCCCGAACAGGGGAAATTCATCGACGCGGGGATCGACCTGAATGGCGCCGCCTATGGGTTGAAAGTCACCGCGTACAGCCTGGGCATGAAGGATGAAATCGCCTATAACGGCCTGACTTTCGAGAACGAGAACCTTGCCAAAACACGCCACGAAGGGATCGACATCAGCGCTCGCTACGACCTCGATCGGCAATGGCAACTCATTGGCGGCCTCAATCTCCAGAAGGCGAAATTCCGCGAAGGCGCGGATAGCGGCAAGAAAGTGCCGCTGGTTCCCGGCGTCAAGGCCAATATCGGCATCAACTTCAAACCGGTTGCTGCCCTCAATCTGTCTCTCTTGGCCAACCATGTCGGCCGACGCTATTCCGGCGGCGATACGAGCAACAGTTTCTTCGAGCAGCTTGCCGCCTACACGACGGCGGATTTCGTCGCGAGCTGGCGCCAATCGAACTGGACCGCGCGCGCCAGAGTCGTCAACCTGACGGACAGGAAATACGCTCCATCCGGCTACTATGGCTCGTACTATCCTGCCGACGGACGGACGTTCTTCGCCGATCTGCGTTACGATTTCTGAAGCCCTGAAGCCCGTCTGCGGGCACCGGCTTCCGCCGCAGCACAGCGGCGCCTGCATTCCACTGGAGGAATGCAGGCGCCATTTTTCATCCAGCCCGCGCGGTACCACCTGTTTCCGTGCCTGACGCCATGATCCATCGCCAGTGACTCCCGACCTGCCTTTCATCCTCAGCCTGCTGGCCGGGGTAGCCATCGATCGCTGGCTGGGCGAGCCACGGCGCTGGCACCCGCTGGTGGGCTTCGGCCGGCTGGCCGACGGTATCGAGCGCGGCTTGCGCCGGGGCGTGCCGGGCCATGCCCTGGGCAACCGTCTGCGCGGCCTGCTCGGCTGGCTGCTGCTGGTGTTGCCGCCGGTGCTGCTGGCCGCCTGCTGGCGCCACCCCATCCTCGATGCCCTGCTGCTGGGTTTCGCCCTGGGCGGCCGCAGCCTGATCGAACATGCCCGGCCGATCGGCCAGGCTCTGCTGGACGGACGGCTGGAAGAAGCCAGAAGGGCGGTGGCGCGCATCGTCTCGCGCGATTGCGATCAACTCGACGAAACGGCCGTCGCCGGCGCCGGGGTCGAATCCGTGCTGGAAAACGGTCACGATGCCGTTTTCGCCACCTTGTTCTGGTTCTGCGTCGCCGGCGGCGCCGGGGCCTTGCTGTATCGCCTGGCCAACACCCTGGATGCGATGTGGGGCTACCGCGATGCGCGCCGCCGCTACTTCGGCTGGGCGGCCGCCCGCCTCGACGACCTGCTGGGCTGGCTGCCCGCGCGCCTGACCGCTATCACCTATGCCCTGCTCGGCAACCCTCAACATGCCTGGCGTTGCTGGCGCGAGCAAGCCGGCCGCTGGCAAAGTCCCAATGCCGGCCCCGTGATGGCGGCAGGCGCCGGCAGCCTGGGCGTGCGTCTGGGCGGCGCGGCGCGTTATCACGGCGTCCGGGAACATCGTCCAGAACTGGGCTGCCGGCGCCCGGCGCGCGCCGCAGACATCGAGCGCGCCCTGTCCCTGGTAAATGGCGGCGTGCTGCTGTGGCTGGGCCTGAGCCTGGTCTGGGCCGTGCTCTGGAGACTGCTGCATGCTTGAACATGGCGGTCGCCTGCGGGCTGCGGCGCTGCGCTACGGCATCGCGGCAGAGGACTGGCTGGATCTGTCCGCCGGCATCAATCCGCATCCCTGGCCAGGACTGCAGTCACTGCAAATCCCGACCAGCGCCTGGAGCCGCCTGCCGGAAGATGAAGACGGGCTGATTGGCGCCGCCTGTGCCGCCTATGGCGCGGCGCATGCGCTGCCGGTCGCGGGTACGCAGGCGGCGATCCAGGCGCTGCCGCGTCTGCGCGCCCCCGGCCGGGTGGCCATCGAAACCCCGGGCTATGCCGAACACGCCCAGGCCTGGCAACGGGCCGGTCATCAATGCCTGAACTGGCAAAGCGAATGCGCGGATGAGGCGCTGCTCGACACGCTCGATGTACTGGTGCTGATGCAACCCAGCAATCCCGGCGGCGTGCGCAACGATCCGCAACGCCTGCTGGCCTGGCATGAGCGTCTGGCCGCCCACGGCGGCTGGCTGGTGGTCGACGAAGCCTATGTCGATGCCACGCCCGGGGACAGTCTGGCCGCCTGCAGCCAGCGTCCCGGCCTGATCATCCTGCGCAGCCTGGGCAAATTCTTCGGCCTGCCGGGCGCGCGCGTCGGTTTCGTGCTGGCGGCACGCGGCCTGCTCGATGAACTCGCCGACGATCTGGGGCCCTGGCCGCTGGCCGGCCCCTCGCGCTGGCTGGCCACGTCGGCCTTGCGGGATATGGACTGGCAGGCGGATCAGCGCCGCCACTTGACCGAACAAGGACGGCGATTGGCCAAACTGCTGACAGAATACGGTCTGCCACCGGCGGGAGGTTGCGCCTTGTTTCAATGGTCGATCACCCCGCAGGCCGAACGGCTCTACCGGCAACTGGCGCAACGCGGCATTCTGGTGCGCCTGTTTCGGTCGGAACCCGGCCCGGCCAGTCTGCGTTTCGGCCTGCCCGGCGCCGAATCCGGCTGGCAACGTCTGACCACTGCGCTCAAGGAAATTTCGTCATGCAAACCCTGATACTCGGCGGCGTGCGCTCCGGCAAAAGCCGCCTGGCCGAACGCCTGGCGGTAGACAGCGGCCTGCCCGTGAGCTACATCGCCACGGCGCGCGCCGACGATGCCGAGATGCAGGCGCGCATCCAGCACCACCAGGCCAATCGCCCCAGCCACTGGCGGACGGTGGAAGCGCCGCTGGCGCTGGCCGACGCCCTGCAACGGGAGGGAAGCGCCGAACCCAGGCGCCTCATCCTCGTCGATTGCCTGACCTTGTGGCTCACCAATCTGCTGCTCGATCCCGATCCCGCGCGCCTGGCCCGCGAGCGCGCCGCCTTGCTGACCACGCTGCCGCAACTGCCGGGCGAGCTGATCATGGTCAGCAATGAAACCGGCCTGGGTATCGTGCCGCTGGGCGAACTCACCCGCCGCTATTGTGATGAAGCCGGCCGCCTGCATCAGGACATCGCCGCCTCGAGCGGGCGCGTCATTCTCACCATCGCGGGCCTGCCGCATTACCTGAAAGGCAAACCATGAATCCGACTGACGACTGGATCAGCCAGCCGCCCCATTCCCTCGATGCCCATGCCGAAGCCGCCGCCCGCGCGCGGCAAGACCAGCTCACCAAGCCGCCCGGCGCGCTGGGACAACTGGAAACGCTGGCCATCCGCCTGGCGGCTTTGCAGGGGCGCGCGCAACCGCAGGTGGAAAAAATCCATATCGCCGTCTTCGCCGCCGATCATGGAGTGATGGCCGAAGGCGTCTCCGCCTTTCCGCAGGCGGTCACTGCCGAGATGATCAGGAACTTCGCCCGCGGCGGCGCAGCCATCAGCGTGCTGGCGCGCACGCTCGGCGCCCGTCTGGAAGTCATCGATCTGGGCACGGCGGGCGGCTTGGCGGATGTTCCCGATGTGCGCCATCTCGCTCTCGGCCCGGGAACGGCCAATCTGGCGCAGGCGGCGGCCATGACGGCCGAACAGCTTCAAGCCGCGCTGGCCGCGGGCCGCGCCAGCGCCGAACGCGCCGCGGCGGCAGGTGCCGAACTCTACATCGGCGGCGAAATGGGTATCGGCAACACCACCGCCGCCGCGACGCTGGCCTGCGGTCTGTTGAATGAAAGCCCGACGCGGCTGGCCGGCCCAGGCAGCGGTCTGGATGCGCCCGGCGTAAATCGCAAAATCGAAGTCATGCAACGCGCGCTGGATTTCCACTACCCCAATCTATGTCAGCCGCTGGAAACGCTGCGCCGCGTCGGCGGGTTTGAAATCGCCGCGCTGGCCGGCGCGTTCCTGCGCTGCGCCCAACTGGGGCTGCCCGTGCTCGTCGATGGTTTCATCGTCACCAGCGCGGCGCTGGCCGCCGAGCGCATCAATCCGGGCACGGCCGAGTGGTTTCTTTACGGCCATGCTTCGGCCGAACCCGGCCATCAACGCCTGCTGCAGGCATTGGGTGCCCAGCCGCTGCTGCAACTGGGTCTGCGCCTGGGAGAAGGCAGTGGAGCGGCTGCCGCCGTGCCGCTGCTGCGCCTGGCCTGCGCGCTGCACAACG from Sterolibacterium denitrificans carries:
- the cobT gene encoding nicotinate-nucleotide--dimethylbenzimidazole phosphoribosyltransferase, whose amino-acid sequence is MNPTDDWISQPPHSLDAHAEAAARARQDQLTKPPGALGQLETLAIRLAALQGRAQPQVEKIHIAVFAADHGVMAEGVSAFPQAVTAEMIRNFARGGAAISVLARTLGARLEVIDLGTAGGLADVPDVRHLALGPGTANLAQAAAMTAEQLQAALAAGRASAERAAAAGAELYIGGEMGIGNTTAAATLACGLLNESPTRLAGPGSGLDAPGVNRKIEVMQRALDFHYPNLCQPLETLRRVGGFEIAALAGAFLRCAQLGLPVLVDGFIVTSAALAAERINPGTAEWFLYGHASAEPGHQRLLQALGAQPLLQLGLRLGEGSGAAAAVPLLRLACALHNDMATFAEAGVSEKL
- the cobU gene encoding bifunctional adenosylcobinamide kinase/adenosylcobinamide-phosphate guanylyltransferase; translation: MQTLILGGVRSGKSRLAERLAVDSGLPVSYIATARADDAEMQARIQHHQANRPSHWRTVEAPLALADALQREGSAEPRRLILVDCLTLWLTNLLLDPDPARLARERAALLTTLPQLPGELIMVSNETGLGIVPLGELTRRYCDEAGRLHQDIAASSGRVILTIAGLPHYLKGKP
- the cbiB gene encoding adenosylcobinamide-phosphate synthase CbiB, giving the protein MTPDLPFILSLLAGVAIDRWLGEPRRWHPLVGFGRLADGIERGLRRGVPGHALGNRLRGLLGWLLLVLPPVLLAACWRHPILDALLLGFALGGRSLIEHARPIGQALLDGRLEEARRAVARIVSRDCDQLDETAVAGAGVESVLENGHDAVFATLFWFCVAGGAGALLYRLANTLDAMWGYRDARRRYFGWAAARLDDLLGWLPARLTAITYALLGNPQHAWRCWREQAGRWQSPNAGPVMAAGAGSLGVRLGGAARYHGVREHRPELGCRRPARAADIERALSLVNGGVLLWLGLSLVWAVLWRLLHA
- the cobD gene encoding threonine-phosphate decarboxylase CobD, encoding MLEHGGRLRAAALRYGIAAEDWLDLSAGINPHPWPGLQSLQIPTSAWSRLPEDEDGLIGAACAAYGAAHALPVAGTQAAIQALPRLRAPGRVAIETPGYAEHAQAWQRAGHQCLNWQSECADEALLDTLDVLVLMQPSNPGGVRNDPQRLLAWHERLAAHGGWLVVDEAYVDATPGDSLAACSQRPGLIILRSLGKFFGLPGARVGFVLAARGLLDELADDLGPWPLAGPSRWLATSALRDMDWQADQRRHLTEQGRRLAKLLTEYGLPPAGGCALFQWSITPQAERLYRQLAQRGILVRLFRSEPGPASLRFGLPGAESGWQRLTTALKEISSCKP